The following are from one region of the Pseudodesulfovibrio piezophilus C1TLV30 genome:
- a CDS encoding acylneuraminate cytidylyltransferase family protein, with translation MEILGLLTARGGSKGIPGKNYKEIAGKPLITWTAKEALKSSLLGRVVLSTDDLKIADIARSSGVEVPFMRPKYLAEDDSPHIDCVLHALEWLKLEENYVPDLVCLLQPTSPLRLASDIDGALEMAITLFHEKGIASVVSVTDCVHHPFLVRKQEDDGSLTPFIEHKISYERRQDLPVALMRNGAVYVSSTNSLLRDKTFFPDKYYGYYMPYERSLVIDTPIEFSFVEMLLQNQKEKMERVP, from the coding sequence ATGGAAATATTAGGTTTATTAACTGCCCGGGGGGGGTCAAAAGGAATTCCTGGGAAAAACTATAAAGAAATAGCAGGTAAACCTTTAATAACTTGGACTGCAAAAGAAGCGTTGAAGAGTTCATTACTTGGTCGAGTAGTTCTTAGTACTGACGATTTAAAAATCGCTGATATTGCTCGATCTTCCGGAGTTGAAGTCCCTTTTATGCGTCCAAAATATTTGGCTGAAGACGATTCTCCTCATATCGACTGTGTGCTGCACGCATTGGAGTGGCTTAAATTAGAGGAAAATTATGTCCCCGATCTTGTCTGTTTGTTACAACCAACATCACCATTACGCTTAGCTTCTGATATAGATGGTGCTTTGGAAATGGCTATAACTTTATTCCATGAAAAAGGAATTGCATCGGTTGTGTCAGTAACTGATTGTGTTCACCATCCTTTTCTTGTGCGTAAACAAGAGGACGATGGGAGCCTTACCCCGTTCATTGAACATAAAATTAGTTATGAGCGGAGACAAGATCTGCCAGTAGCATTGATGCGAAATGGCGCAGTGTATGTTAGCTCAACAAATTCGTTACTTCGGGATAAGACATTTTTCCCGGATAAATACTACGGTTATTACATGCCTTATGAAAGGTCTCTAGTCATTGATACCCCCATAGAATTCTCATTTGTCGAGATGCTTTTGCAAAATCAAAAAGAGAAAATGGAGCGCGTCCCTTAG
- a CDS encoding NAD(P)-dependent oxidoreductase produces the protein MKIVNVEAKGYSPKAEQALRELGDVHMTNADYSMLLTLVEDADVLIVRLKHLIDEKILKRAKRLKVIVTATTGLDHIDLEAARMRGITVLSLKGEQDFLQNITATAELTWGLLLSLVRRLPAAMRHVNMGGWDRDAFRGNELKGKVLGVLGFGRLGKMVAEYGRIFRMEVLTHDPYVDRLPDYVTSCSLNSLLENSDVVSVHLPLNNETCGLLGSREFDSMKRGALFINTSRGEIMQEEALRNAILNKHLGGAGLDVLTSELSESPDWINHSPLIQLARENYNVVITPHIGGATMESMESTELFMVNKLKMKLESLHHS, from the coding sequence GTGAAAATAGTTAATGTAGAAGCTAAGGGGTATTCGCCAAAAGCTGAACAGGCATTGCGAGAATTGGGTGATGTGCATATGACTAATGCCGATTATTCTATGTTGCTCACACTCGTTGAAGATGCTGATGTCCTTATTGTTCGACTGAAACACCTAATAGATGAAAAAATTTTGAAAAGGGCAAAACGCCTGAAAGTGATTGTGACGGCAACAACAGGACTTGATCATATCGATCTTGAAGCAGCAAGGATGCGCGGGATAACAGTTCTTTCATTGAAAGGGGAACAGGATTTTCTCCAAAATATTACAGCAACAGCTGAATTGACATGGGGCCTGTTATTGAGTTTGGTAAGGCGCTTACCTGCTGCTATGAGGCATGTGAACATGGGGGGATGGGATCGAGATGCCTTTAGAGGAAACGAGTTAAAAGGGAAGGTCCTTGGTGTGTTAGGGTTTGGGCGTCTTGGAAAAATGGTCGCAGAATATGGGCGAATCTTTCGTATGGAAGTCCTCACGCATGATCCATATGTTGACAGGCTTCCAGATTATGTCACTTCGTGCTCCCTGAACTCTTTATTAGAGAACTCCGATGTTGTTTCAGTCCATCTTCCTCTTAACAATGAAACTTGCGGGCTTCTAGGGAGTCGTGAGTTTGACAGTATGAAAAGAGGTGCTTTATTCATTAATACATCGCGTGGTGAGATAATGCAGGAAGAGGCGTTAAGGAATGCAATTCTAAATAAACACCTGGGTGGCGCAGGTCTTGATGTTTTGACTTCCGAACTGTCTGAATCTCCTGATTGGATAAATCATTCGCCGCTTATCCAATTGGCCCGTGAGAATTATAATGTTGTCATAACGCCTCATATTGGGGGGGCCACCATGGAATCCATGGAAAGCACAGAATTATTTATGGTCAATAAATTGAAGATGAAGTTGGAATCATTACATCATAGTTAA
- a CDS encoding class I SAM-dependent methyltransferase, with amino-acid sequence MSSSTKYSGSKNEFRTNWASRKESKYNHWTDGKTTNQIQFAFRNHWEIFSEFMNFSEPGDSLEVGCGRGSLSSYFADNGWRVSLLDSSSEVIEIAKRIFQINGHSGQFFSGDANNLPFESDSFDVVFSIGLLEHFEDASTSLNEQWRVLRPGGWVFSYIVPERPQNVQKYFNWVNILLRKTVGKFLSKKSEISKQDIYRNDYSSDVYLPMIETLNPSKVVVTGMYPMPMISHSPEFPFSLLPSPLERFLVMLFKGAIFLRKIVTGRHGWLCSEPMGQAFLIAVQKGDFGENS; translated from the coding sequence ATGTCTAGTTCTACTAAATACTCTGGAAGTAAGAATGAGTTCCGGACCAATTGGGCTTCTCGCAAAGAGAGCAAGTATAACCATTGGACAGATGGAAAAACCACCAATCAGATTCAGTTTGCTTTTCGTAACCATTGGGAGATTTTTTCCGAGTTTATGAATTTTTCTGAGCCTGGTGATAGCTTGGAAGTTGGATGTGGGCGAGGCTCTTTATCCAGTTATTTTGCAGACAATGGGTGGCGGGTCTCCTTATTGGATAGCTCGTCAGAGGTCATAGAGATAGCAAAAAGAATTTTTCAGATTAATGGACACAGTGGCCAGTTCTTTTCTGGCGATGCAAATAATTTACCTTTCGAGTCGGATTCTTTTGATGTGGTTTTTAGCATTGGATTGCTGGAACACTTTGAAGATGCCTCAACCTCTTTGAATGAGCAGTGGAGGGTTTTGAGACCTGGAGGGTGGGTGTTTTCGTATATCGTCCCTGAGCGTCCTCAAAATGTGCAAAAATATTTTAATTGGGTAAATATTCTTTTGCGGAAAACAGTGGGTAAATTCCTGAGCAAAAAAAGTGAAATTTCAAAGCAGGACATCTATAGAAATGACTATTCTTCGGACGTCTACTTGCCAATGATTGAGACATTGAATCCAAGCAAGGTCGTGGTAACTGGGATGTATCCAATGCCGATGATAAGTCATTCTCCAGAATTTCCGTTTTCATTGCTACCCTCGCCATTGGAACGCTTTTTAGTGATGCTTTTCAAAGGAGCGATTTTTCTCCGTAAGATTGTGACTGGCCGGCATGGCTGGCTATGCTCTGAACCCATGGGGCAGGCATTTCTTATTGCGGTACAAAAAGGGGATTTTGGTGAAAATAGTTAA
- a CDS encoding O-methyltransferase, producing the protein MRSFLQEIILQLKTKFYYHGIEKAHARNAMEHPEEYNNIRRILQAYHKGGGLQHLFQEYKLYHLKQLLWSCRPSSILELGSGSTTPVFAEYVRSAGKECVMTSVDESEKWLEHAKKIAWENSALESAAEFIVAPSICEDMRQPPEVKYDFTAKKEYDFVFIDGPSLLVNGEKNKTAVNTNIFDLLQTQSPATIVVDIRESTVNALKSRLYNEYDVIVSDVILRKANRLGYEYFSIFRLKSTGIN; encoded by the coding sequence ATGCGTTCGTTTTTACAAGAGATTATACTACAGTTGAAAACCAAATTCTATTATCATGGCATCGAAAAAGCTCATGCTAGAAATGCGATGGAGCATCCTGAAGAATATAATAATATCCGGCGTATTTTACAGGCATATCATAAGGGGGGGGGGCTTCAGCATCTTTTTCAAGAATATAAGTTGTATCATTTGAAACAACTGTTGTGGTCTTGCAGACCAAGCTCAATACTGGAATTGGGCTCAGGTTCAACTACCCCGGTCTTTGCTGAGTATGTGCGTAGTGCTGGTAAAGAGTGCGTTATGACCTCTGTTGATGAAAGTGAAAAATGGTTAGAGCATGCAAAAAAAATAGCTTGGGAAAACTCCGCTTTAGAAAGCGCTGCCGAATTTATAGTAGCTCCTTCCATTTGTGAAGATATGCGACAACCTCCCGAAGTTAAATACGATTTTACTGCTAAGAAAGAATATGATTTTGTTTTTATTGATGGCCCCTCTCTTCTTGTGAATGGAGAAAAAAATAAGACAGCTGTTAATACTAACATCTTTGATCTACTCCAAACTCAGTCACCTGCAACGATTGTTGTGGATATACGGGAGAGTACTGTGAATGCTCTTAAGTCGAGACTCTATAATGAATATGATGTAATTGTTTCTGACGTTATTTTAAGGAAGGCAAATCGACTTGGGTATGAATACTTCAGTATATTCCGTCTTAAGAGTACCGGAATAAATTAA